Proteins co-encoded in one Capsicum annuum cultivar UCD-10X-F1 chromosome 9, UCD10Xv1.1, whole genome shotgun sequence genomic window:
- the LOC107841056 gene encoding putative late blight resistance protein homolog R1A-10, with product MDLGLSGFPQKSVDLQTSPLHFGIFREDSEIPEKKLIRSWMAVGFLKLENDLQGEAEKYLQELVDRCLVLIFQKSLDGTKVRSCKLFKHVTGDEIDYCRYGLYRALLTPSLFISNYSKVLDLSHVRIDSFPVQILNLIWLRLWNLRTFIVKGIRLSVITFPEEIWGLMQLRHFKLSRFYLPDCPSGSVDKGRHLDFSNIQTISYLSQRCCTKEVIMGIQNVKELGISGGDEIDSNGPLNNLVHLQQLETLSFIFCLKILSASAKAFPATLKKLKLERTLISWSYLDIIAELPNLKVLKLMAHACLGDEWHPNVQGFTRLKILLIEDNFLKHWKATDENFLVLEHLVLKKCHNLKEIPIEFA from the exons ATGGACTTGGGCCTGAGTGGATTTCCTCAGAAATCCGT CGATCTACAGACTTCTCCATTGCATTTCGGAATTTTTCGAGAAGACAGTGAGATTCCAGAGAAGAAATTGATAAGATCATGGATGGCTGTGGGGTTCCTGAAGTTGGAAAATGATTTACAAGGAGAGGCTGAGAAGTATCTGCAAGAGCTTGTCGATAGATGTCTAGTTCTCATCTTCCAGAAAAGTTTAGATGGAACAAAAGTTAGATCATGTAAG CTGTTTAAACACGTGACTGGTGATGAAATTGATTATTGTCGCTATGGTCTTTATAGGGCTCTTCTTACCCCT AGCTTATTcatttcaaattactcaaaagTCTTGGACTTGAGTCACGTGAGGATTGATAGTTTCCCTGTACAGATACTAAACCTCATCTGGTTGAG GTTATGGAATCTGCGGACATTCATTGTTAAAGGAATTCGTCTATCAGTTATAACTTTTCCTGAGGAAATTTGGGGACTAATGCAATTAAGGCATTTTAAACTGTCCAGATTTTATTTGCCAGATTGCCCAAGTGGATCTGTTGACAAAGGAAGGCACTTGGATTTTTCAAACATACAAACTATTTCTTACTTGTCTCAACGTTGTTGCACGAAGGAGGTTATTATGGGGATTCAGAATGTCAAAGAATTAGGAATCAGTGGTGGAGATGAGATTGACTCTAATGGGCCTCTCAACAATCTTGTCCATCTGCAGCAACTTGAAACATTGAGTTTTATATTTTGCTTGAAGATTTTGTCAGCAAGTGCAAAAGCTTTTCCAGCAACGCTCAAGAAGCTGAAGTTGGAAAGAACTTTGATAAGTTGGTCGTACTTGGACATCATAGCTGAATTGCCTAACCTTAAGGTGCTGAAGCTGATGGCTCACGCTTGTCTTGGCGATGAATGGCATCCAAATGTTCAGGGATTTACTCGATTGAAGATTTTGCTAATTGAAGATAATTTTCTCAAGCACTGGAAAGCCACAGATGAAAATTTTCTTGTCCTTGAGCACCTTGTTCTTAAAAAATGCCATAATTTGAAAGAGATACCCATTGAGTTTGCATAA